In the Spirochaetota bacterium genome, CAAATCATGTTGAAATGGACCATTCGGGTGGGCTGCCTAAACTTATGGAACTGTACCCCAACGCAACGCTTATTACATCACCCAATGGCGCAAAGGGGCTTGAGGCTCATTACAAAAATAATTGGAATTACAAAGTCATGAAAACGGGCGATAGTATCTCGTTAGGGAAAACCACACTACAATTTATTTTAGAGCAGATGGTACACTGGCCCGACAACATGGCCTGCTACATGCCTGAGACTAAAATTTTATTTTCCAACGACGCTTTTGGGCAACATATAGCAACATCCGAACGCTTTGATACAGAATATCCGCTGGACATCATTATGTATGAGGCAAAAAAATACTACGCCAATATTGTATTGCCGTATGATAAACAAACTCAGAAAGTGCTTGATGCGGTAAGCACACTGGATATTGCCATGATTGCACCAAGCCATGGTATAATTTGGAAAGACCATGTAAGGGCGATAGTTACTGAGTATAAAAACTGGGCTGCCAATAAAACAAAAGAAAAAGCTTTAATCATTTATGACACTATGTGGAATTCAACAAAGATGATAGCACATGCTATCAAAAATGCCTTTGAGGAAAAAAATATTCCGGTACAGCTATATGACCTGAAAACCATTCATATTTCCGACATCATGACCGAAGTGCTTGATGCAAAGTACATCTGTGTGGGATCACCTACGCTTAATAACAATATGCTGCCAACGGTTGCCGCATTTTTAACCTACTGCAAGGGCCTTGCACCAAAGAATCGTGTTGGGCTTGCATTTGGATCATACGGATGGGGCGGACAAAGCGTTGCACAGGTAGAAGCGGTGTTACAAGAAATGGGATGGCAATTGCTTCCTTCCATCAAGGTTAATTATGTACCGGATGATCAATTGCTGGGAACTATCGCCAAGCAGGTGTTTGAAAAATTATAAATTTAAGATGACTTTTGTTATATACTTGTGTATTTTATAGTTGAACAATGAGTCCAATTTATTATTACAATGAGGACCACAATGGAACAATATAAACAATATTTAGAAGCTAAGGGGATTTCGCCATCATATCAGCGACTGAAGATTTTAGAGTATCTTGACCAGAACAGAACGCACCCAACTGTTGATGAGATTTACACTGCGCTCTTGCCACATATACCAACGCTTTCTAAAACTACCGTATATAATACCTTGAGCCTTTTTGTGCAGGAAGGCCTTGCAAGCATGCTGGTTCTTGACAACGTTGAGGCGCGGTTTGATATTACGGTTCAGCCACACGGCCATTTTACCTGCACACAGTGCGGCAGGGTATATGACCTGGATATTACCCGTTATGTCAACATGCCTGCATCAATAGATGGCCATACCATTGAACAGTATCAGATCACACTAAAAGGTATCTGTAAAGATTGCTCATCGCATTAAATAATAATTTATTCCTGATTATACTGGAAATTTTTAAAAATCTTTTTTAATAAAACGCTTGACAATTAATTGTAATTATTATAATTTTGTGATAATTACATAATACGTGGTACAATTATTTAACCAGGAAATGGATTGTAGACAATAGTCTATCAATTTCGCCGTATGTGATAGTCATGATGATACATTATATTTTAAATTTTACTTGTAATTTATTTTTTGCAGTATACCATACTACCATATTTTATATCAGGAGTAACTATGCAATTCCGTGTTAATGATATGATGTGCAATCACTGTGTAATGCATATTACAAAATCAATAAACGCAAAAGACCCTGCTGCAAAAGTGCAATGTAATGTAACCACCAAAATGGTTGTGGTCGATAGTTCTCTGGATGAATCAACTGTTATGCAGGCAATCAAAGACGCTGGTTATACACCACAGCCTGTGAAATAGACGTATGTGAATGAATGTCATCCCGGGACGAGCATAAGAGTCATCCTGGACTTTGATCCAGGATCTGTTGTGAAAGATTAGTTTCTGAATCAAGTTCAGAATGACACTGCGGGTTCTGAATCACGTTCAGAATGACGGCATTCAAAAATGTCATCCTGGAATTTGATCCAGGATCTATGGTGAAAGATTAGATTCTGAACCAAGTTCAGAATGACACGGTGGATTCTGAAACAAGTTCAGAATGACACTGCGGGTTCTGAATCACGTTCAGAATGACGGAGTAAAAAATAACGTGAATCGCAGTAATAAAATTATATCTTAAATGGAGGTCTTATTTATGGATAAAAAATACGAATGTACAGTGTGCGGATATATTTATGATCCCAAAGAAGGCGATCCCGATAACGGGATAAAACCTGGAACAGCTTTTAAAGACATTCCCGATGACTGGGTATGTCCGGTATGCGGTGCTGGCAAGGATCAGTTTGAACCAGTAGACTAAATGGTAACAATGGAAGACGGGATTTGCTTCGTTACGTTGTTTTTGGCAATGAGATGAAGGCAAAAGCCATTGGAAGGTGGTGATTTTTAAGACACCCTTTTATGTAATAATTTTATTTATAAAAATAATTTGGAGGTTTACAAATGGATGTTGTAATGCTATCACGAATTCAATTTGGATTGGCTGCCGGTGTTCATTTCATTTTCCCTTCACTTACCTTAGGGCTTACCTTACTGGTATTTCTGTTTGAATATAAATTTTACAAAACCAACGATGAGCTCTTTAAAACGATATCTTCGTTTTTTATTAAAATCTTAGGGCTTGTATTTGCATTAGGCGTTGCAACCGGCATTGTACTGGAATTTTCATTTGGCACCAATTGGGCCGAATACTCACGAATGGTTGGTGACATCTTTGGTGCACCGCTTGCCGCTGAAGGAATCTTTGCGTTCTTTCTTGAATCTGTATTTTT is a window encoding:
- a CDS encoding FprA family A-type flavoprotein, with the translated sequence MKPVALNDFIYWVGGIDWDLRNFHGYMTQRGSTYNAYLIMDQKITLIDTVKYYLYDEMIERISKVVDPSKIDIIISNHVEMDHSGGLPKLMELYPNATLITSPNGAKGLEAHYKNNWNYKVMKTGDSISLGKTTLQFILEQMVHWPDNMACYMPETKILFSNDAFGQHIATSERFDTEYPLDIIMYEAKKYYANIVLPYDKQTQKVLDAVSTLDIAMIAPSHGIIWKDHVRAIVTEYKNWAANKTKEKALIIYDTMWNSTKMIAHAIKNAFEEKNIPVQLYDLKTIHISDIMTEVLDAKYICVGSPTLNNNMLPTVAAFLTYCKGLAPKNRVGLAFGSYGWGGQSVAQVEAVLQEMGWQLLPSIKVNYVPDDQLLGTIAKQVFEKL
- a CDS encoding transcriptional repressor, with the protein product MEQYKQYLEAKGISPSYQRLKILEYLDQNRTHPTVDEIYTALLPHIPTLSKTTVYNTLSLFVQEGLASMLVLDNVEARFDITVQPHGHFTCTQCGRVYDLDITRYVNMPASIDGHTIEQYQITLKGICKDCSSH
- a CDS encoding heavy-metal-associated domain-containing protein; this encodes MQFRVNDMMCNHCVMHITKSINAKDPAAKVQCNVTTKMVVVDSSLDESTVMQAIKDAGYTPQPVK
- the rd gene encoding rubredoxin; amino-acid sequence: MDKKYECTVCGYIYDPKEGDPDNGIKPGTAFKDIPDDWVCPVCGAGKDQFEPVD